A stretch of Corallococcus soli DNA encodes these proteins:
- a CDS encoding WD40/YVTN/BNR-like repeat-containing protein: MAWVGVLLTTVVAAGGVPLVPAGGGNALTLPAHRHAVRIETGNGRAPTWLLAVQQQGAGGEGLNLLRSEDGFQGFQKLAAVQPDATHHDRAELVAVGRDVALVYAFEAPSLSASSRHDVWFQWWRYQEGAHTWTPEPAVRVFNADDTTAYSRALLARDSRGRLWVQAFRRESDGGSTAVVAVSTDGGASFQRQPDLGRVRKRGGGRMLSVGEKLVFFYAMHDGFEPTRLRVRDAADPLDTWGPVREAFSDGIYHGAALSAVEDGRGGIHLVYKDETERLYYRRFDGTSFGPRTLVENTPDWALQPAVTRVGDALYVFYNHMQSAADYEIRVRVLRDGTFSDPVTLDSRTSFKGYLNALDVLPDSVTEVPCFYGDAPDASSSAKVMRVAMPRQPEGGGSGQDGGTPGGGGSSDGGAGTPDGGAGTPDGGGMPDGGAGTPDGGVDAGTDGGGAPDGGVDAGTDGGVGPVTLEPVFTNTTHEVLAVDGAGTVFALALDGVRSRLWASTDGGRTFSARGQGAGGASFWVMAALKDGTLLAQMSRGGSYHLERSTDGGQTWADVVALGTYRAASPASFAELGSTVFFLEYQTVTSGSTPLRLWASTDGGATWAVRFTFQTSRHGLALFADPVRSVLWATFGSSAAQSAVMRSSDGGRTWSTVMAGYAANAMTGKVLSGGELLLGQSTLYAPEHPKLLRVYASARVDALLTLPGPAYSLEPLPGGGWVLGTGRANVGDVQPDSDVYARLFTSADGTTWREARRYTRSASTALARVEVRGVLPSGDLVVRVENLEGFGAGGKGFQVLRVRR; the protein is encoded by the coding sequence ATGGCTTGGGTGGGGGTCCTGCTGACCACGGTGGTGGCGGCGGGAGGGGTGCCCTTGGTACCGGCGGGTGGGGGCAATGCCCTGACCCTTCCGGCGCATCGGCATGCGGTGCGGATTGAAACGGGCAACGGGCGCGCGCCCACGTGGCTCCTGGCCGTCCAGCAGCAGGGGGCGGGCGGAGAGGGCCTGAACCTGCTCCGCTCCGAGGACGGGTTCCAGGGCTTCCAGAAGCTCGCCGCCGTGCAGCCGGATGCCACGCACCATGACCGGGCGGAGCTGGTGGCCGTGGGGCGGGACGTGGCGCTCGTGTACGCGTTCGAGGCCCCCTCGCTGTCGGCCTCGTCGCGGCACGACGTCTGGTTCCAGTGGTGGCGCTACCAGGAGGGCGCGCACACCTGGACGCCGGAGCCGGCGGTGCGGGTGTTCAACGCGGACGACACGACGGCGTACTCGCGGGCGCTGCTGGCCCGGGACTCGCGCGGAAGGCTCTGGGTGCAGGCCTTCCGTCGGGAGTCGGACGGAGGCTCCACGGCGGTGGTGGCGGTGTCCACCGACGGGGGCGCGAGCTTCCAGCGGCAGCCGGACCTGGGACGGGTGCGCAAGCGCGGCGGGGGACGGATGCTGAGCGTGGGGGAGAAGCTCGTCTTCTTCTACGCCATGCACGACGGCTTCGAACCCACGCGCCTGCGGGTGCGCGACGCGGCCGACCCGCTGGACACCTGGGGCCCGGTGCGGGAGGCGTTCTCCGACGGCATCTACCATGGCGCGGCGCTGAGCGCGGTGGAGGACGGGCGGGGCGGCATCCACCTGGTCTACAAGGACGAGACGGAGCGTCTGTATTACCGCCGCTTCGACGGGACGTCCTTCGGACCGCGCACGCTGGTGGAGAACACGCCGGACTGGGCGCTGCAGCCCGCGGTCACCCGCGTGGGGGACGCGCTGTATGTCTTCTACAATCACATGCAGTCCGCCGCGGACTATGAAATCCGGGTCCGGGTGCTGCGCGACGGGACGTTCAGCGACCCGGTGACCCTGGACTCCCGCACGAGCTTCAAGGGCTACCTGAACGCCTTGGACGTGCTGCCGGACAGCGTCACGGAGGTGCCGTGCTTCTACGGGGACGCGCCCGACGCAAGCTCCAGCGCGAAGGTGATGCGCGTGGCGATGCCTCGCCAGCCGGAAGGGGGCGGCTCCGGTCAGGACGGGGGGACTCCGGGGGGCGGGGGCTCGTCGGATGGCGGCGCGGGGACTCCGGATGGCGGCGCTGGGACTCCGGACGGCGGGGGCATGCCGGACGGCGGCGCGGGCACGCCGGACGGCGGCGTGGATGCGGGGACGGATGGCGGAGGCGCGCCAGATGGCGGCGTGGACGCGGGGACGGATGGTGGCGTGGGGCCGGTGACGCTGGAGCCGGTGTTCACGAACACGACGCACGAGGTGCTGGCGGTGGACGGCGCGGGCACGGTGTTCGCGCTGGCGCTGGACGGGGTCCGCTCCCGGTTGTGGGCGAGCACGGACGGCGGGCGCACGTTCAGCGCGCGAGGGCAGGGGGCGGGCGGGGCGTCGTTCTGGGTGATGGCGGCGCTGAAGGACGGAACGCTGCTGGCCCAGATGAGCCGCGGCGGCAGCTACCACCTGGAGCGCTCCACGGACGGAGGCCAGACGTGGGCGGACGTCGTGGCGCTGGGCACCTACCGCGCGGCCTCCCCGGCGAGCTTCGCGGAGCTGGGCAGCACGGTGTTCTTCCTCGAATACCAGACGGTGACGTCCGGGAGCACGCCCCTGAGGCTGTGGGCGAGCACGGACGGCGGGGCGACGTGGGCGGTGCGCTTCACGTTCCAGACGTCGCGCCATGGCCTGGCGCTGTTCGCGGATCCGGTGCGAAGCGTGCTGTGGGCCACGTTCGGCAGCAGCGCGGCGCAGTCGGCGGTGATGCGCTCGTCGGATGGGGGGCGCACCTGGTCGACGGTGATGGCGGGCTACGCGGCCAATGCGATGACGGGGAAGGTGCTGTCCGGGGGCGAGCTGCTGCTCGGGCAGTCCACGCTGTATGCGCCGGAGCATCCGAAGCTGCTGCGGGTGTACGCCAGCGCGCGGGTGGACGCGCTGCTGACGCTGCCAGGGCCGGCGTACTCGCTGGAGCCCTTGCCAGGAGGCGGCTGGGTGCTGGGGACGGGACGGGCGAACGTGGGAGACGTGCAGCCCGACTCGGACGTGTACGCGCGGCTCTTCACCAGCGCGGATGGCACGACGTGGAGGGAGGCGCGGCGCTACACGCGAAGCGCGAGCACCGCCCTGGCCCGCGTGGAGGTGCGAGGCGTGCTGCCCTCCGGCGACCTGGTGGTGCGGGTGGAGAACCTGGAGGGCTTCGGCGCGGGCGGGAAGGGGTTCCAGGTCCTGCGCGTGAGGCGCTGA
- a CDS encoding ABC transporter ATP-binding protein — translation MSEPMKVLGERREFAPLLTVEGLQVRYGAIQALRGVSLRVGKGEMVALIGANGAGKTSTLRAVSGMLKAAAGRITLEGKDTTSLKAHQLVPRGMAHAPEGRGIFPNLTVQENLELGAYLRKDTAQVAQDMEQGFTLFPVLKERRRQLAGTLSGGEQQMLAIARALLSKPQLLLLDEPSLGLAPQVTETIFRTLRDVNATGVSVLLVEQNAHLALNAAHYGYVLETGEVVMAGAGKALLESAEVRRAYLGE, via the coding sequence GTGAGCGAGCCGATGAAGGTCCTGGGCGAGCGCCGCGAGTTCGCGCCGCTGCTCACGGTGGAGGGGCTCCAGGTCCGCTACGGCGCCATCCAGGCGCTCCGGGGCGTGTCCCTGCGGGTGGGCAAGGGCGAGATGGTGGCCCTCATCGGCGCCAACGGCGCGGGCAAGACGAGCACCCTGCGCGCGGTGAGCGGCATGCTCAAGGCCGCGGCGGGCCGCATCACGCTGGAGGGCAAGGACACCACGTCCCTCAAGGCCCACCAGCTGGTGCCGCGCGGCATGGCGCACGCGCCGGAGGGCCGGGGCATCTTCCCCAACCTCACCGTGCAGGAGAACCTGGAGCTGGGCGCGTACCTGCGCAAGGACACCGCCCAGGTGGCCCAGGACATGGAGCAGGGCTTCACGCTCTTCCCGGTGCTCAAGGAGCGCCGCCGCCAGCTGGCGGGCACGCTGTCCGGCGGCGAGCAGCAGATGCTGGCCATCGCCCGGGCCCTCTTGAGCAAGCCCCAGCTGCTGCTGCTGGACGAGCCGTCCCTGGGCCTGGCGCCGCAGGTGACGGAGACCATCTTCCGCACGCTGCGCGACGTGAACGCCACCGGCGTCAGCGTGCTGCTGGTGGAGCAGAATGCGCACCTGGCCCTCAACGCCGCGCACTACGGCTACGTGCTGGAGACGGGCGAGGTGGTGATGGCCGGCGCGGGCAAGGCGCTCCTGGAGAGCGCCGAGGTGCGGCGCGCGTACCTGGGCGAATAG
- a CDS encoding ABC transporter ATP-binding protein has product MSVAATSQDAMLQASGVSIRFGGLKALTDFNLTVRQGDLLGLIGPNGAGKSTAFNVLTGVYQPTEGEVRVAGQKVNGWVPHQINHLGLARTFQNIRLFRALTALDNVKVACRAQGALHPVRLGQAAKVGTALRNYRDWWRALLLTPGFQREERELTRQAEHLLEVMGLSHRRDEEAKNLPYGEQRRLEIARALGTRPKVLLLDEPAAGMNTREKADLMVLIRRLRDEFSLGVLVIEHDMKLVMGICETITVLDHGETIARGAPAAVRSDRKVIEAYLGDSYLESHGGAA; this is encoded by the coding sequence ATGAGCGTCGCCGCCACTTCACAGGACGCGATGCTCCAGGCCTCGGGCGTGAGCATCCGCTTCGGGGGGCTCAAGGCCCTCACGGACTTCAACCTCACCGTGCGCCAGGGGGACCTGCTGGGCCTCATCGGGCCCAACGGCGCGGGCAAGTCCACCGCCTTCAACGTGCTCACCGGCGTGTACCAGCCCACGGAGGGCGAGGTGCGCGTGGCCGGGCAGAAGGTGAACGGCTGGGTGCCGCATCAAATCAACCACCTGGGCCTCGCGCGCACGTTCCAGAACATCCGCCTGTTCCGCGCGCTCACCGCGCTGGACAACGTGAAGGTGGCCTGCCGCGCGCAGGGGGCCCTGCACCCGGTGAGGCTGGGCCAGGCCGCCAAGGTGGGCACGGCGCTGCGCAACTACCGGGACTGGTGGCGCGCGCTGCTGCTCACCCCCGGCTTCCAGCGGGAGGAGCGGGAGCTGACGCGCCAGGCGGAGCACCTGCTGGAGGTCATGGGCCTGTCGCACCGCCGCGACGAGGAGGCGAAGAACCTGCCCTATGGCGAGCAGCGCCGGCTGGAGATCGCCCGCGCGCTGGGGACGCGGCCCAAGGTGCTGCTCCTGGACGAGCCCGCGGCCGGCATGAACACGCGGGAGAAGGCGGACCTGATGGTGCTCATCCGCCGGCTGCGCGACGAGTTCTCGCTGGGGGTGCTGGTCATCGAGCACGACATGAAGCTGGTGATGGGCATCTGCGAGACCATCACCGTGCTGGACCACGGCGAGACCATCGCGCGCGGCGCCCCGGCGGCGGTGCGCAGCGACCGCAAGGTCATTGAAGCGTACCTGGGTGACAGCTACCTGGAATCCCACGGAGGCGCGGCGTGA
- a CDS encoding branched-chain amino acid ABC transporter permease has protein sequence MATPGATTLPDDMAGPIPPALRGILPVLLALPVLALAEWTLGASPFATYLLSVVGVNIILAVSLNIVNGMTGQFSIGHAGFMAVGAYIAGVTSLSFKEVALSFLPVAASDQVLFVVALLAGGACAALCGFLVGLPSLRLRGDYLAIVTLGFGEIIRVFVQNTEAFGRALGLSGIPQYSSVAMVYFWVFAVVLVARRIAGSSHGRSLWAIREDEVAAEAMGVDTTGYKVRAFVISSFFAGIAGGLFAHFVPIINPGSFTFVKSMEIVVMVVLGGLGSTTGAIVAAIFLTLLPEGLRSLFGALGAEGSLAQKVDQIRMPVYGVLLVVLMLARPQGLFGTKELWDVLPRWLPRKKKGLT, from the coding sequence ATGGCGACCCCTGGCGCGACGACCCTGCCCGACGACATGGCGGGCCCCATTCCCCCGGCGCTGCGCGGCATCCTGCCCGTGCTCCTCGCCCTGCCGGTGCTGGCGCTGGCCGAGTGGACGCTGGGCGCTTCCCCCTTCGCCACGTATCTGCTGTCCGTCGTGGGGGTGAACATCATCCTCGCGGTGAGCCTCAACATCGTGAACGGCATGACGGGCCAGTTCTCCATTGGCCACGCGGGCTTCATGGCGGTGGGCGCGTACATCGCGGGCGTCACGTCGCTGTCGTTCAAGGAGGTGGCGCTCTCCTTCCTGCCGGTGGCCGCCAGCGACCAGGTGCTCTTCGTCGTGGCGCTGCTCGCGGGCGGCGCCTGCGCGGCGCTCTGCGGCTTCCTGGTGGGGCTGCCGTCCCTGCGCCTGCGCGGGGACTACCTGGCCATCGTCACGCTGGGCTTCGGCGAAATCATCCGCGTCTTCGTGCAGAACACGGAGGCGTTCGGCCGCGCGCTGGGGCTGTCGGGCATCCCGCAGTACTCCAGCGTGGCCATGGTGTACTTCTGGGTCTTCGCGGTGGTGCTGGTGGCCCGGAGAATCGCGGGCTCCAGTCACGGCCGCAGCCTGTGGGCCATCCGCGAGGACGAGGTCGCCGCCGAAGCGATGGGCGTGGACACCACCGGCTACAAGGTCCGCGCGTTCGTCATCTCGTCGTTCTTCGCCGGCATCGCGGGCGGCCTGTTCGCCCACTTCGTGCCCATCATCAACCCGGGCTCGTTCACCTTCGTGAAGTCGATGGAGATCGTCGTCATGGTGGTGCTGGGCGGCCTGGGCTCCACCACGGGCGCCATCGTCGCGGCCATCTTCCTCACGCTGCTGCCGGAGGGCCTGCGCTCGCTGTTCGGCGCGCTGGGCGCGGAGGGCAGCCTGGCGCAGAAGGTGGATCAGATCCGCATGCCCGTGTACGGCGTCCTGCTGGTGGTGCTGATGCTGGCCCGGCCCCAGGGCCTGTTCGGCACGAAGGAACTCTGGGACGTGCTGCCGCGCTGGCTTCCCCGCAAGAAGAAGGGGCTGACATGA
- a CDS encoding branched-chain amino acid ABC transporter permease — translation MSQLLQHLINGLASGTIYALVALGYTMVYGVLKLINFAHGDVMMVGVYMGYATAFALGREAQRSLWGVVVIFAVAMGGCALLGFLIERFAYRPLREKPRLTALITAIGISFALSYGFQLDIGFLPGASPRAFPEVIVPTEWFIVGDRDVVVWNWQVISFLIAVTLMGALQFLVYRTRFGMAMRAVSWDHRTAALMGIPTDRIIALTFMLSSGLAAGAGLLYAIKDTSVSPLMGLYVGLKAFVAAVIGGIGNVPGAVVGALLLGLVEEFVVGYAASTWRDAVAFGFLILVLLVKPGGLFGRVAAEKV, via the coding sequence ATGTCGCAGCTTCTCCAGCACCTCATCAACGGACTGGCCTCCGGCACCATCTACGCCCTGGTCGCACTGGGCTACACGATGGTGTACGGCGTCCTCAAGCTCATCAACTTCGCCCACGGCGACGTGATGATGGTCGGCGTCTACATGGGCTACGCGACCGCCTTCGCCCTCGGGCGCGAGGCGCAGCGCTCCCTCTGGGGCGTGGTCGTCATCTTCGCGGTGGCCATGGGCGGCTGCGCGCTGCTCGGCTTCCTGATTGAACGCTTCGCCTACCGGCCGCTGCGCGAGAAGCCGCGCCTCACCGCGCTCATCACCGCCATCGGCATCTCGTTCGCGCTGTCGTACGGCTTCCAGTTGGACATCGGCTTCCTGCCGGGCGCTTCCCCCCGGGCCTTCCCGGAGGTCATCGTCCCCACGGAGTGGTTCATCGTGGGCGACCGCGACGTGGTGGTGTGGAACTGGCAGGTCATCAGCTTCCTCATCGCGGTGACGCTGATGGGCGCGCTCCAGTTCCTCGTGTACCGGACGCGCTTCGGCATGGCGATGCGCGCGGTGTCCTGGGACCACCGCACCGCGGCGCTGATGGGCATCCCCACCGACCGCATCATCGCGCTGACGTTCATGCTCTCCAGCGGGCTGGCGGCGGGCGCGGGCCTGCTCTACGCCATCAAGGACACGTCCGTGAGCCCGCTCATGGGCCTGTACGTGGGCCTCAAGGCCTTCGTGGCGGCGGTCATCGGCGGCATCGGCAACGTGCCGGGCGCGGTGGTGGGCGCGCTGCTGCTGGGGCTGGTGGAGGAGTTCGTCGTGGGCTACGCGGCCAGCACCTGGCGTGACGCGGTGGCCTTCGGCTTCCTCATCCTGGTGTTGCTGGTGAAGCCGGGCGGCCTCTTCGGCCGGGTCGCGGCGGAGAAGGTCTGA
- a CDS encoding ABC transporter substrate-binding protein, with product MRRLAPMLLAALAVLAVACEKKTQPTGEGGQPSAQVPAVAQGGGTPAGNDVIVLGEVGALTGGQATFGISSRNGIALALKEANAAGGVKGKKLVVRVYDDQSKPEEAAQAVTRLITQDKVVLILGEVASSSSLAMAEKAQAAGVPMITPSSTNPTVTEKGDYIFRVCFIDPFQGFVMAKFAREHLKLNKVAVLQDNKSAYSIGLTEVFRQKFAELGGKITVTESYSQGDTDYRAQLTAIKKTQPEGIYVPGYYSEVGVIARQARELGLKVPLMGGDGWDSEKLFELGGSAIDGSYFSNHYSPDNPDERVKKFIADYKADYNGAVPDALAALAYDAAWVAIDALKRAPDTSGPALRDAIAQTKNFPGVAGAITLDAKRNAVKSAVVLKVADGKSTYVTTIAP from the coding sequence ATGCGACGACTTGCCCCGATGCTCCTCGCCGCGCTCGCCGTCCTGGCGGTCGCCTGCGAGAAGAAGACGCAGCCCACGGGAGAGGGCGGCCAGCCCTCGGCGCAGGTCCCGGCCGTGGCGCAGGGCGGCGGCACCCCGGCGGGGAACGACGTCATCGTCCTGGGCGAAGTGGGCGCGCTGACGGGCGGACAGGCCACCTTCGGCATCTCCAGCCGCAACGGCATCGCGCTGGCGCTCAAGGAGGCCAACGCGGCGGGCGGCGTGAAGGGCAAGAAGCTGGTGGTGCGCGTCTATGACGACCAGAGCAAGCCCGAGGAGGCGGCGCAGGCCGTCACCCGACTGATTACCCAGGACAAGGTGGTCCTCATCCTGGGCGAGGTGGCGTCGTCCAGCTCGCTCGCCATGGCGGAGAAGGCGCAGGCGGCGGGCGTGCCGATGATCACGCCCTCGTCCACCAACCCCACCGTGACGGAGAAGGGCGACTACATCTTTCGCGTCTGCTTCATCGACCCGTTCCAGGGCTTCGTGATGGCCAAGTTCGCGCGCGAGCACCTCAAGCTGAACAAGGTCGCGGTGCTCCAGGACAACAAGAGCGCCTACTCCATCGGTCTCACGGAGGTGTTCCGCCAGAAGTTCGCGGAGCTGGGCGGGAAGATCACCGTCACGGAGAGCTACAGCCAGGGCGACACGGACTACCGCGCGCAGCTGACCGCCATCAAGAAGACGCAGCCGGAGGGCATCTACGTGCCGGGCTACTACAGCGAGGTGGGCGTCATCGCCCGGCAGGCGCGGGAGCTGGGCCTGAAGGTGCCGCTGATGGGCGGCGACGGCTGGGACTCCGAGAAGCTCTTCGAGCTGGGCGGCAGCGCCATCGACGGCAGCTACTTCTCCAACCACTACTCGCCGGACAACCCGGACGAGCGCGTGAAGAAGTTCATCGCGGACTACAAGGCGGACTACAACGGCGCGGTGCCGGACGCGCTCGCGGCGCTGGCGTACGACGCCGCGTGGGTCGCCATCGACGCGCTCAAGCGCGCCCCGGACACCAGCGGCCCGGCGCTGCGCGACGCCATCGCGCAGACAAAGAACTTCCCGGGTGTCGCGGGCGCCATCACGCTGGACGCGAAGCGCAACGCGGTGAAGTCCGCCGTGGTGCTGAAGGTCGCGGACGGCAAGTCCACCTACGTCACCACCATCGCTCCGTAG
- a CDS encoding YsnF/AvaK domain-containing protein codes for MIKRNDIKEGMTVRSSDGEKLGKVFAISDAEFHIEKGMFFPKDYLVRYAEVSDIRNGEIYLNHGREALSSLSDAGSIAGRGGGAGVGPGALGATGAAATGTASGIGAGLKTGTQKIGDVPRTGVQERDLRANLKEERIGNEDVTLRTHHEELEAVKRQHRAGEAQVRKVVVEEMRTVTVPLRHEEVEVVRRAANPNTPDTASFQEETIRIPLSAEDAELQKRVYADEDIDIRKRSMEETRSMEGRVRHEEVEGVTVVRTADEDLDDEKRRAGYKASPDVDPIKRR; via the coding sequence ATGATCAAGCGCAACGACATCAAGGAAGGCATGACCGTCCGCAGCAGCGACGGGGAGAAGCTGGGCAAGGTGTTCGCCATCAGCGACGCCGAGTTCCACATCGAGAAGGGCATGTTCTTCCCGAAGGACTACCTGGTCCGCTACGCGGAGGTGAGCGACATCCGCAACGGGGAGATCTACCTCAACCACGGCCGCGAGGCCCTGAGCAGCCTGTCCGACGCGGGCAGCATCGCGGGCCGCGGGGGTGGCGCGGGCGTGGGTCCTGGCGCCCTGGGCGCGACGGGGGCGGCGGCCACCGGCACGGCGAGCGGCATCGGCGCGGGCCTGAAGACGGGCACCCAGAAGATTGGCGACGTGCCCAGGACGGGCGTCCAGGAGCGGGACCTGCGCGCCAACCTGAAGGAGGAGCGCATCGGGAATGAAGACGTCACGCTGCGCACCCACCACGAGGAGCTGGAGGCCGTGAAGCGCCAGCACCGCGCGGGCGAGGCCCAGGTGCGCAAGGTCGTCGTGGAGGAGATGCGGACCGTGACGGTCCCCCTGCGCCACGAGGAGGTGGAGGTGGTGCGCCGGGCGGCGAACCCGAACACGCCCGACACGGCCAGCTTCCAGGAGGAGACCATCCGCATCCCGCTGAGCGCGGAGGACGCGGAGCTCCAGAAGCGGGTCTACGCGGATGAGGACATCGACATCCGCAAGCGCTCCATGGAGGAGACCCGCAGCATGGAGGGCCGCGTCCGCCACGAGGAGGTGGAGGGCGTGACGGTGGTGCGCACCGCCGACGAGGACCTGGACGACGAGAAGCGCCGCGCCGGCTACAAGGCGTCGCCCGATGTGGACCCCATCAAGCGTCGCTAG
- a CDS encoding serine/threonine-protein kinase, with the protein MEFHSPEEELAFLRGLTAVHRMADDIIEDCLERGLDLDTGLDVFLTQCARMVHARAGFVSLRGTRGPVLTRVLGELGADVFAAAHWSGPKQLPDGRTLFCQQLTLGRLNLGGLGLVVEGNFADGGGRVMGLVEAIGEQLDSAVLSFLALTDGRGPLERLDELDREGTPVQRGRIGRYEVVKPLGTGGMAQVLVARTRGPEGLGRLVALKRILPHLTAQPEMVQQFLDEARIGLRLSHPNLVHVYDFGEAQGAYYIAMELVNGIDLDRLLRALKGPLEPAVASAVVSQALLGLHAAHGLKGEDGASLELVHRDLSPHNLMVGFDGQVKVLDFGVAKVRAQRTVTLPGIVKGKPLYMSPEQALGQRLDARSDLFAMGLILYQALTGRRAFDRDDELATMKAICQDKLLRPPEVPVHLWNVLSVALSKAPESRFDSAHAMADRLVAACPPARDTVLAALTARLFPERLRDAQRMETSVSPAREAPTRATPVARPPPRPPGRGR; encoded by the coding sequence GTGGAGTTCCATTCCCCGGAAGAAGAGCTCGCCTTCCTGCGCGGCCTGACGGCCGTGCATCGGATGGCCGACGACATCATCGAGGACTGCCTGGAGCGCGGCCTGGACCTGGACACCGGGCTGGACGTGTTCCTCACGCAGTGCGCGCGGATGGTGCACGCCCGCGCGGGCTTCGTGTCGCTCCGGGGCACGCGCGGGCCGGTGCTCACGCGGGTGTTGGGGGAGCTGGGCGCGGACGTCTTCGCGGCGGCGCACTGGAGCGGGCCCAAGCAGCTCCCCGATGGCCGCACGCTCTTCTGCCAGCAGCTCACCCTGGGGCGGTTGAACCTGGGCGGGCTGGGGCTGGTGGTGGAGGGCAACTTCGCGGACGGCGGCGGCCGGGTGATGGGGCTGGTGGAGGCCATTGGCGAACAGCTGGACTCCGCGGTGCTGTCCTTCCTGGCGCTGACGGACGGCCGGGGGCCGCTGGAGCGGCTGGACGAGCTGGACCGGGAAGGCACGCCGGTGCAGCGCGGGCGCATTGGCCGCTATGAGGTCGTGAAGCCGCTGGGCACGGGCGGCATGGCGCAGGTGCTGGTGGCCCGCACGCGGGGGCCGGAGGGCCTGGGCCGGCTGGTGGCGCTCAAGCGCATCCTGCCGCACCTCACGGCGCAGCCGGAGATGGTGCAGCAGTTCCTGGACGAGGCGCGCATCGGCCTGCGGCTGTCGCACCCCAACCTCGTGCACGTCTACGACTTCGGCGAGGCGCAGGGCGCCTACTACATCGCCATGGAGCTGGTGAACGGCATCGACCTGGACCGGCTGCTGCGCGCGCTCAAGGGGCCGCTGGAGCCGGCGGTGGCGTCCGCCGTGGTGTCGCAGGCCCTGCTGGGGCTGCATGCCGCGCATGGACTCAAGGGCGAGGACGGCGCGTCGCTGGAGCTGGTGCACCGCGACCTGTCACCGCACAACCTGATGGTCGGCTTCGACGGACAGGTGAAGGTGCTGGACTTCGGCGTGGCGAAGGTGCGCGCGCAGCGCACGGTGACGCTGCCGGGCATCGTGAAGGGCAAGCCGCTCTACATGTCCCCGGAGCAGGCGCTGGGCCAGCGGCTGGACGCGCGAAGCGACCTGTTCGCCATGGGCCTCATCCTCTACCAGGCCCTCACCGGCCGGCGCGCCTTCGACCGCGACGACGAGCTGGCCACCATGAAGGCCATCTGCCAGGACAAGCTCCTCAGGCCCCCGGAGGTGCCGGTGCACCTGTGGAACGTCCTGTCGGTGGCGCTGTCCAAGGCGCCCGAGTCCCGCTTCGACTCCGCCCACGCCATGGCGGACCGGCTGGTGGCCGCGTGCCCGCCCGCGCGCGACACGGTGCTGGCGGCCCTCACGGCCCGGCTCTTCCCGGAGCGGCTGCGCGACGCGCAGCGGATGGAGACCTCCGTCAGCCCGGCCCGTGAGGCCCCGACGCGCGCGACGCCGGTCGCCCGTCCCCCTCCACGCCCGCCAGGACGCGGCCGTTGA